Proteins encoded within one genomic window of Eurosta solidaginis isolate ZX-2024a chromosome 1, ASM4086904v1, whole genome shotgun sequence:
- the e(y)2b gene encoding enhancer of yellow 2 transcription factor, giving the protein MTLTKTVDQATILSGDRSKLKDLLCNRLAECGWRDEVRLMCRNIIKEKGSNIKVEQLIADVTPRARAIVPDAVKKELLMKIKAILAAQEGIDL; this is encoded by the exons ATGACGTTAACAAAGACGGTGGATCAGGCAACTATTTTAAGCGGTGATCGTTCCAA ACTAAAAGATTTGCTCTGTAATCGTTTGGCAGAATGCGGTTGGCGTGATGAGGTGCGTCTAATGTGCCGCAATATAATCAAGGAAAAAGGTAGCAATATTAAAGTCGAACAATTGATTGCCGATGTAACGCCTCGTGCTCGTGCTATTGTTCCTGATGCTGTTAAAAAGGAGTTACTCATGAAGATCAAAGCGATTTTAGCTGCGCAAGAGGGTATCGACTTATAA
- the Mco4 gene encoding uncharacterized protein Mco4 isoform X2: MYISYISRYEQMLQIFPKPQYAQIKSLRANKNLNDHPCKRACHANETMTCYYYFVAHYDETFNPSCERYLDKRVLFKVDGSEYIDTFAVYNYQGYDDCKYADGVKMNVMVINGNLPGQLIEVCKGDLIVVDVINSMHDITSIHWHGIHQRRTPHMDGVPFITQYPIEPGQAFRYRFEADNRGTHWWHSHVGHQRGFGLAGAMVIRQPRVDDVHFALYDFDYSEHTIFIQDWMYDMSASLPPQNILIDGVGRLLLTANGTSKFKSDTPTLYSTYTVLRGGRYRFRVIFNGIASCPISLSIDNHELVVIASDGNDIEPVKVRKITIHGGERFDFILHANQVVENYWLRVKGYNFCAMNKVHQQAILHYQGARRRTIPKASIFYEYEPSGRELNAVDKPPNKDDNILTIADLRAVEKRAARAAIPYHTYYTSMNVRTDNEYLFQMDYITFRMPPRVSLLQARNLGIGQFLCNKTQQTAMGLQCRGGNCECANVIEVPAFKEVEFVISSTSQTAHPIHLHGYTFRVVGSGVLGKDRIEDIEEIDRRTPLPRRVRAAPLKDTVQVPAFGYTILRFYTDSPGYWIIHCHISTHSEIGMAAVLRVGAHMEMKTCPVSNCGLCNSVF, from the exons CATACATCAGCAGATATGAACAAATGCTTCAAATCTTCCCGAAACCCCAATATGCACAAATCAAATCATTACGTGCCAATAAAAACCTCAACGATCATCCTTGCAAACGGGCATGTCATGCAAATGAGACCATGACATGCTATTATTATTTCGTTGCGCATTACGATGAGACCTTCAATCCAAGCTGTGAACGCTACCTCGATAAACGAGTTCTATTCAAAGTTGATGGAAGCGAATACATCGATACATTTGCCGTATACAACTATCAAGGATATGACGATTGTAAATATGCTGATGGCGTTAAGATGAATGTAATGGTAATTAATGGGAACCTGCCTGGACAGCTAATTGAGGTTTGTAAGGGTGATTTGATCGTAGTCGATGTTATCAATAGTATGCATGATATTACGAGCATACACTGGCATGGGATACATCAGCGACGGACGCCTCATATGGATGGTGTACCATTTATAACACAATATCCAATTGAACCGGGACAGGCATTTCGTTATCGCTTCGAGGCAGACAATCGCGGCACACATTGGTGGCATAGTCATGTGGGACATCAGCGAGGTTTTGGTCTTGCTGGTGCAATGGTGATACGACAACCGAGAGTAGATGATGTACATTTTGCTCTATACGATTTTGATTATTCGGAGCATACGATCTTCATACAAGATTGGATGTATGACATGAGTGCTTCATTGCCGCCGCAAAACATTCTAATTGATGGGGTGGGAAGGCTTTTATTGACAGCCAATGGTACAAGCAAATTTAAAAGTGATACACCGACACTCTACTCAACTTATACAGTGTTACGCGGTGGCAGATATCGATTTCGTGTAATCTTTAACG GTATCGCCAGTTGTCCGATAAGCTTGAGCATCGACAATCATGAGCTCGTCGTCATTGCTAGCGATGGTAATGACATTGAACCAGTTAAGGTGCGCAAGATCACAATACATGGCGGTGAACGTTTCGATTTCATTTTACACGCCAATCAAGTTGTTGAGAACTATTGGTTACGCGTCAAGGGCTATAACTTTTGTGCGATGAACAAAGTGCATCAACAAGCCATATTACACTACCAGGGCGCCAGAAGACGTACAATACCTAAAGCATCAATATTTTATGAGTATGAACCGAGCGGCAGGGAACTAAACGCAGTCGACAAGCCGCCCAACAAAGATGATAACATTCTGACTATTGCCGATTTACGAGCTGTGGAGAAACGTGCCGCACGGGCAGCAATTCCATATCACACCTACTATACCAGCATGAATGTGCGCACTGATAATGAATATCTGTTCCAAATGGATTATATAACATTTAGGATGCCGCCACGCGTCTCACTTTTACAAGCTCGAAATCTAGGAATTGGTCAATTCTTATGCAATAAGACGCAGCAGACGGCAATGGGTTTGCAGTGCCGCGGTGGTAATTGTGAATGTGCCAATGTTATTGAGGTGCCGGCATTTAAGGAAGTGGAATTTGTTATCTCGAGCACATCCCAAACAGCTCATCCCATACATTTGCATGGCTATACGTTTCGTGTTGTAGGCAGTGGTGTGCTTGGCAAGGATCGCATAGAAGAT ATCGAAGAAATAGATCGTCGTACACCTCTACCGCGCCGTGTACGTGCTGCACCGCTAAAGGACACCGTTCAAGTTCCTGCATTCGGTTATACCATACTACGTTTCTATACGGATAGTCCAGGCTATTGGATTATACATTGTCACATATCTACACATTCAGAGATCGGTATGGCGGCTGTGTTGCGCGTGGGTGCTCATATGGAAATGAAGACCTGTCCGGTTAGCAATTGTGGACTCTGCAACTCCGTCttttga
- the Mco4 gene encoding uncharacterized protein Mco4 isoform X1 encodes MKSFLLILYALFELSPMCEAYISRYEQMLQIFPKPQYAQIKSLRANKNLNDHPCKRACHANETMTCYYYFVAHYDETFNPSCERYLDKRVLFKVDGSEYIDTFAVYNYQGYDDCKYADGVKMNVMVINGNLPGQLIEVCKGDLIVVDVINSMHDITSIHWHGIHQRRTPHMDGVPFITQYPIEPGQAFRYRFEADNRGTHWWHSHVGHQRGFGLAGAMVIRQPRVDDVHFALYDFDYSEHTIFIQDWMYDMSASLPPQNILIDGVGRLLLTANGTSKFKSDTPTLYSTYTVLRGGRYRFRVIFNGIASCPISLSIDNHELVVIASDGNDIEPVKVRKITIHGGERFDFILHANQVVENYWLRVKGYNFCAMNKVHQQAILHYQGARRRTIPKASIFYEYEPSGRELNAVDKPPNKDDNILTIADLRAVEKRAARAAIPYHTYYTSMNVRTDNEYLFQMDYITFRMPPRVSLLQARNLGIGQFLCNKTQQTAMGLQCRGGNCECANVIEVPAFKEVEFVISSTSQTAHPIHLHGYTFRVVGSGVLGKDRIEDIEEIDRRTPLPRRVRAAPLKDTVQVPAFGYTILRFYTDSPGYWIIHCHISTHSEIGMAAVLRVGAHMEMKTCPVSNCGLCNSVF; translated from the exons ATGAAatcgtttttattaattttgtacgcGCTTTTTGAGCTCAGTCCGATGTGTGAAG CATACATCAGCAGATATGAACAAATGCTTCAAATCTTCCCGAAACCCCAATATGCACAAATCAAATCATTACGTGCCAATAAAAACCTCAACGATCATCCTTGCAAACGGGCATGTCATGCAAATGAGACCATGACATGCTATTATTATTTCGTTGCGCATTACGATGAGACCTTCAATCCAAGCTGTGAACGCTACCTCGATAAACGAGTTCTATTCAAAGTTGATGGAAGCGAATACATCGATACATTTGCCGTATACAACTATCAAGGATATGACGATTGTAAATATGCTGATGGCGTTAAGATGAATGTAATGGTAATTAATGGGAACCTGCCTGGACAGCTAATTGAGGTTTGTAAGGGTGATTTGATCGTAGTCGATGTTATCAATAGTATGCATGATATTACGAGCATACACTGGCATGGGATACATCAGCGACGGACGCCTCATATGGATGGTGTACCATTTATAACACAATATCCAATTGAACCGGGACAGGCATTTCGTTATCGCTTCGAGGCAGACAATCGCGGCACACATTGGTGGCATAGTCATGTGGGACATCAGCGAGGTTTTGGTCTTGCTGGTGCAATGGTGATACGACAACCGAGAGTAGATGATGTACATTTTGCTCTATACGATTTTGATTATTCGGAGCATACGATCTTCATACAAGATTGGATGTATGACATGAGTGCTTCATTGCCGCCGCAAAACATTCTAATTGATGGGGTGGGAAGGCTTTTATTGACAGCCAATGGTACAAGCAAATTTAAAAGTGATACACCGACACTCTACTCAACTTATACAGTGTTACGCGGTGGCAGATATCGATTTCGTGTAATCTTTAACG GTATCGCCAGTTGTCCGATAAGCTTGAGCATCGACAATCATGAGCTCGTCGTCATTGCTAGCGATGGTAATGACATTGAACCAGTTAAGGTGCGCAAGATCACAATACATGGCGGTGAACGTTTCGATTTCATTTTACACGCCAATCAAGTTGTTGAGAACTATTGGTTACGCGTCAAGGGCTATAACTTTTGTGCGATGAACAAAGTGCATCAACAAGCCATATTACACTACCAGGGCGCCAGAAGACGTACAATACCTAAAGCATCAATATTTTATGAGTATGAACCGAGCGGCAGGGAACTAAACGCAGTCGACAAGCCGCCCAACAAAGATGATAACATTCTGACTATTGCCGATTTACGAGCTGTGGAGAAACGTGCCGCACGGGCAGCAATTCCATATCACACCTACTATACCAGCATGAATGTGCGCACTGATAATGAATATCTGTTCCAAATGGATTATATAACATTTAGGATGCCGCCACGCGTCTCACTTTTACAAGCTCGAAATCTAGGAATTGGTCAATTCTTATGCAATAAGACGCAGCAGACGGCAATGGGTTTGCAGTGCCGCGGTGGTAATTGTGAATGTGCCAATGTTATTGAGGTGCCGGCATTTAAGGAAGTGGAATTTGTTATCTCGAGCACATCCCAAACAGCTCATCCCATACATTTGCATGGCTATACGTTTCGTGTTGTAGGCAGTGGTGTGCTTGGCAAGGATCGCATAGAAGAT ATCGAAGAAATAGATCGTCGTACACCTCTACCGCGCCGTGTACGTGCTGCACCGCTAAAGGACACCGTTCAAGTTCCTGCATTCGGTTATACCATACTACGTTTCTATACGGATAGTCCAGGCTATTGGATTATACATTGTCACATATCTACACATTCAGAGATCGGTATGGCGGCTGTGTTGCGCGTGGGTGCTCATATGGAAATGAAGACCTGTCCGGTTAGCAATTGTGGACTCTGCAACTCCGTCttttga
- the Mco4 gene encoding uncharacterized protein Mco4 isoform X3, with the protein MLQIFPKPQYAQIKSLRANKNLNDHPCKRACHANETMTCYYYFVAHYDETFNPSCERYLDKRVLFKVDGSEYIDTFAVYNYQGYDDCKYADGVKMNVMVINGNLPGQLIEVCKGDLIVVDVINSMHDITSIHWHGIHQRRTPHMDGVPFITQYPIEPGQAFRYRFEADNRGTHWWHSHVGHQRGFGLAGAMVIRQPRVDDVHFALYDFDYSEHTIFIQDWMYDMSASLPPQNILIDGVGRLLLTANGTSKFKSDTPTLYSTYTVLRGGRYRFRVIFNGIASCPISLSIDNHELVVIASDGNDIEPVKVRKITIHGGERFDFILHANQVVENYWLRVKGYNFCAMNKVHQQAILHYQGARRRTIPKASIFYEYEPSGRELNAVDKPPNKDDNILTIADLRAVEKRAARAAIPYHTYYTSMNVRTDNEYLFQMDYITFRMPPRVSLLQARNLGIGQFLCNKTQQTAMGLQCRGGNCECANVIEVPAFKEVEFVISSTSQTAHPIHLHGYTFRVVGSGVLGKDRIEDIEEIDRRTPLPRRVRAAPLKDTVQVPAFGYTILRFYTDSPGYWIIHCHISTHSEIGMAAVLRVGAHMEMKTCPVSNCGLCNSVF; encoded by the exons ATGCTTCAAATCTTCCCGAAACCCCAATATGCACAAATCAAATCATTACGTGCCAATAAAAACCTCAACGATCATCCTTGCAAACGGGCATGTCATGCAAATGAGACCATGACATGCTATTATTATTTCGTTGCGCATTACGATGAGACCTTCAATCCAAGCTGTGAACGCTACCTCGATAAACGAGTTCTATTCAAAGTTGATGGAAGCGAATACATCGATACATTTGCCGTATACAACTATCAAGGATATGACGATTGTAAATATGCTGATGGCGTTAAGATGAATGTAATGGTAATTAATGGGAACCTGCCTGGACAGCTAATTGAGGTTTGTAAGGGTGATTTGATCGTAGTCGATGTTATCAATAGTATGCATGATATTACGAGCATACACTGGCATGGGATACATCAGCGACGGACGCCTCATATGGATGGTGTACCATTTATAACACAATATCCAATTGAACCGGGACAGGCATTTCGTTATCGCTTCGAGGCAGACAATCGCGGCACACATTGGTGGCATAGTCATGTGGGACATCAGCGAGGTTTTGGTCTTGCTGGTGCAATGGTGATACGACAACCGAGAGTAGATGATGTACATTTTGCTCTATACGATTTTGATTATTCGGAGCATACGATCTTCATACAAGATTGGATGTATGACATGAGTGCTTCATTGCCGCCGCAAAACATTCTAATTGATGGGGTGGGAAGGCTTTTATTGACAGCCAATGGTACAAGCAAATTTAAAAGTGATACACCGACACTCTACTCAACTTATACAGTGTTACGCGGTGGCAGATATCGATTTCGTGTAATCTTTAACG GTATCGCCAGTTGTCCGATAAGCTTGAGCATCGACAATCATGAGCTCGTCGTCATTGCTAGCGATGGTAATGACATTGAACCAGTTAAGGTGCGCAAGATCACAATACATGGCGGTGAACGTTTCGATTTCATTTTACACGCCAATCAAGTTGTTGAGAACTATTGGTTACGCGTCAAGGGCTATAACTTTTGTGCGATGAACAAAGTGCATCAACAAGCCATATTACACTACCAGGGCGCCAGAAGACGTACAATACCTAAAGCATCAATATTTTATGAGTATGAACCGAGCGGCAGGGAACTAAACGCAGTCGACAAGCCGCCCAACAAAGATGATAACATTCTGACTATTGCCGATTTACGAGCTGTGGAGAAACGTGCCGCACGGGCAGCAATTCCATATCACACCTACTATACCAGCATGAATGTGCGCACTGATAATGAATATCTGTTCCAAATGGATTATATAACATTTAGGATGCCGCCACGCGTCTCACTTTTACAAGCTCGAAATCTAGGAATTGGTCAATTCTTATGCAATAAGACGCAGCAGACGGCAATGGGTTTGCAGTGCCGCGGTGGTAATTGTGAATGTGCCAATGTTATTGAGGTGCCGGCATTTAAGGAAGTGGAATTTGTTATCTCGAGCACATCCCAAACAGCTCATCCCATACATTTGCATGGCTATACGTTTCGTGTTGTAGGCAGTGGTGTGCTTGGCAAGGATCGCATAGAAGAT ATCGAAGAAATAGATCGTCGTACACCTCTACCGCGCCGTGTACGTGCTGCACCGCTAAAGGACACCGTTCAAGTTCCTGCATTCGGTTATACCATACTACGTTTCTATACGGATAGTCCAGGCTATTGGATTATACATTGTCACATATCTACACATTCAGAGATCGGTATGGCGGCTGTGTTGCGCGTGGGTGCTCATATGGAAATGAAGACCTGTCCGGTTAGCAATTGTGGACTCTGCAACTCCGTCttttga